In Podospora pseudopauciseta strain CBS 411.78 chromosome 3, whole genome shotgun sequence, one genomic interval encodes:
- a CDS encoding hypothetical protein (EggNog:ENOG503Q49F; COG:Q), which translates to MSVQYPLKGKIALVTGASSGIGHAIAKRFAQEGAKVIMASRKAGVKPKFDRRLVVGFNNPTLHVPYHMNITVKEHWETLLKRHPKIDILINSAGISQTKLLLHTGKFEIDELLSTNLLGTILGCKYIGKSMIAHTTAARRSAKAAAAAHWESKLSSPSTPSSSEPVQEIDITTEQAELPQSQKLTPEEEEDEETTPITPEPPQLHPGSYRTGSQGVIINIASLLATKAITGSAVYAATKAGVLGLTNTLAVEYGQSGVRVNAIVPGYIHTPMTKDMTNIDKLQNLIPLQRFGTPDEVADAASFLAKNQYANNCILNLDGGLSA; encoded by the exons atGTCTGTTCAATACCCCCTCAAGGGAAAAATCGCCCTCGTAACCGGTGCTTCCTCAGGCATAGGCCACGCAATCGCCAAACGCTTCGCCCAAGAAGGCGCCAAAGTCATCATGGCCTCCCGCAAAGCCGGCGTAAAGCCCAAGTTCGACCGCAGGCTCGTCGTAGGCTTCAACAATCCCACCCTCCACGTCCCCTACCACATGAACATAACAGTCAAAGAACACTGGGAAACCCTCCTAAAACGTCAC cccaaaatcgacatcctcatcaactcAGCCGGCATCTCCCAaaccaaactcctccttcacACCGGCAAGTTTGAAATCGACGAgctcctctccaccaacctcctcggcacAATCCTCGGCTGCAAGTACATCGGCAAGTCCATGATCGCCCACACAACCGCGGCCCGCCGCTCAgccaaagccgccgccgccgcccactGGGAGTCCAAactctcttctccctcaaccccctcatcatctgAACCAGTCCAAGAAAttgacatcaccaccgaacAAGCCGAGCTCCCCCAAAGTCAAAAACTCaccccagaagaagaggaggacgaagaaacaacccccatcacccctgaacccccccAGCTCCACCCAGGAAGCTACAGAACTGGCTCCCAGggcgtcatcatcaacatcgctTCCTTGCTGGCAACAAAAGCAATCACAGGCAGCGCAGTCTACGCCGCCACCAAAGCCGGGGTTTTGGGATTAACAAATACTCTAGCAGTGGAGTACGGACAGTCGGGTGTAAGAGTCAATGCTATTGTACCAGGATACATCCACACCCCAATGACAAAAG ATATGACCAACATCGACAAATTACAaaacctcatccccctccaacgcTTCGGCACCCCAGACGAAGTCGCCGAtgccgcctccttcctcgccaaaaACCAGTACGCTAATAACTGCATTCTCAACCTCGATGGTGGACTCAGCGCTTGA